Proteins co-encoded in one Clostridiisalibacter paucivorans DSM 22131 genomic window:
- a CDS encoding TrmB family transcriptional regulator, translating to MDNQLILIEKMKQVGLNQYEAKAYLKLLEKWPVNGYALSKNSGVPRSRVYEVLDGLAKKQLVFEKNTENGTIYYPLEPDLLVKKLKKNYESIIEHVKKETTQLFVNTKDQYESKVITGRKNIFDFIGLLIENANKRIDISIWKEEYKDLEKYFNDAINRGIKIKGIYFGYDNKLKDVLTHRRLGTYLKEKDERYIIIIIDKKEAITGIISRGEESQVTWTNDFGAIDIMEDYIVHDLMINVYSSMLSEDSREKYETAMDQVRKNFFKD from the coding sequence ATGGATAATCAATTAATCTTAATAGAAAAGATGAAGCAAGTTGGACTAAATCAGTATGAAGCAAAAGCTTACTTGAAACTTTTAGAAAAATGGCCTGTCAATGGTTATGCATTAAGTAAAAATTCTGGAGTACCAAGGTCAAGAGTATATGAAGTATTAGATGGGTTAGCAAAAAAACAATTAGTTTTTGAGAAAAACACTGAGAATGGGACAATTTATTATCCGTTGGAACCAGATTTATTAGTGAAAAAGTTGAAAAAAAACTACGAATCCATTATTGAGCATGTTAAAAAGGAAACTACACAGTTATTCGTAAATACTAAAGATCAATATGAGTCAAAGGTTATAACAGGCAGAAAAAATATTTTTGATTTTATTGGACTATTAATAGAAAATGCCAATAAGCGCATTGATATATCTATCTGGAAAGAGGAGTATAAAGATTTAGAAAAGTATTTTAATGATGCAATAAATCGCGGTATCAAGATTAAAGGTATATATTTTGGATATGATAATAAATTAAAAGATGTATTGACTCATAGACGGTTAGGGACTTATTTAAAAGAAAAAGATGAACGCTATATCATCATTATTATTGACAAGAAAGAAGCGATTACTGGGATTATCTCCAGAGGAGAAGAAAGCCAGGTTACTTGGACAAATGACTTTGGCGCAATTGATATTATGGAAGATTACATAGTTCATGATTTAATGATTAATGTTTATTCCAGTATGCTTTCTGAAGATAGCAGAGAAAAATATGAAACAGCAATGGATCAAGTTAGAAAAAATTTTTTTAAAGATTAA
- a CDS encoding class I SAM-dependent methyltransferase produces MKKSLTNKELFDYLVDEVNEKFEGWDFSHLESTGRMQEFPLSWNYRNKVMMEMQGVSSLLDMCTGGGEFLSTLSPLPKSTCVTEGYKPNISIAKNRLEPLGIKVCKVEDDEYLPFDGETFEIIINKHGSYSPKEVKRILKNKGIFITQQVGGLNDKELNKILGAPEFEFIDWNLQKAVSQLEVVDLKVLEQKEDLVKTRFYDIGAIVYYLKAIPWQVPDFTIERYFDKLLEIHNIIDKLGYIDFTCHRYFIMASKE; encoded by the coding sequence ATGAAAAAAAGCTTAACAAATAAAGAGTTATTTGATTATCTAGTAGATGAAGTGAATGAAAAATTTGAAGGATGGGATTTTTCACATTTGGAATCAACGGGAAGAATGCAAGAGTTTCCACTAAGTTGGAATTATAGAAATAAAGTGATGATGGAAATGCAAGGAGTTTCTTCTTTACTTGATATGTGTACAGGTGGAGGAGAGTTTTTATCTACTTTAAGTCCACTACCTAAATCTACCTGTGTTACTGAAGGTTATAAGCCTAATATATCCATTGCAAAGAATAGGTTAGAGCCTTTAGGTATAAAAGTATGCAAAGTTGAAGATGATGAATATTTACCATTTGACGGTGAAACTTTTGAAATTATAATAAATAAACATGGATCTTACTCACCTAAAGAGGTTAAAAGAATTTTAAAAAATAAAGGCATATTTATTACTCAACAGGTTGGTGGATTAAACGATAAAGAATTAAATAAGATTTTAGGAGCTCCAGAATTTGAGTTTATTGATTGGAATTTACAAAAAGCTGTTAGTCAATTAGAAGTAGTAGATTTAAAGGTACTTGAACAGAAAGAAGATTTAGTAAAAACAAGATTTTATGATATAGGAGCTATTGTGTATTATTTAAAAGCAATACCATGGCAAGTACCAGATTTTACAATAGAAAGATATTTTGACAAATTGTTAGAAATTCATAATATAATTGACAAATTGGGTTATATTGATTTTACATGTCATAGGTACTTTATTATGGCTAGTAAAGAATGA